The following nucleotide sequence is from Mycobacterium sp. Z3061.
TCTTCGTCGATGAGGAGTTGGTGCAGTTCCTGGGGGGATCTGACGATGGGTTCGGGGACGACCAGCAGTCGCCTGCCGGCCAGCAGGGCACCGAAGATTTCCCAGACGGAGTAGTCGAAGGCGTAGGAGTGGCATTGGGTCCACACCTGGTGCTCGGGTAGGCGGGGATAGAGGGAGGTGAGCAGGGTGGTGACGTTGGCATGGGTGGTGGCGACGCCTTTGGGGGTGCCGGTGGTGCCGGAGGTGTAGATCAGGTACGCCAGGTCATCCGGTCCGGGGCCGGGTAGCGGGGTGGTTGTGGGCGAGTCGTCCAGGGTCAGGGTGTCGAGTTCGAGGACCGGGACCGTGGTGGTGGGGAGGTGGGTGGTGAGGGTGGTGGTGGTCAGGACGGCCAGCGGGGTGGTGTCGGTGAGCATGAACGCGACCCGGGCGGCGGGGTGCTGCGGGTCGATGGGGAGGTAGGCGGCGCCGGTCTTGAGCACGGCGAGGATGGCCGTGATGGCGGTGTCGCTGCGGGGTAGCAGCAGCGCGATGACGGTCCCTGGGCGGGCGCCGTAGGCGGTGTGCAGGTGGTGGGCCAACTGGGTGCTGGCGGTATCGAGTTGCTGGTAGGTCCAGGTCCGGTCGTCGAAGGTCAGGGCTGGTGCGTGGGGTGGGCGGCGACGCGTGCGGCGAAGACTTGGGGGATCGACACCGGGGGTGCCGGTGGTGGGGTGTGCAGGGTCCGGTGGTTGCCCCAGGTGTGCAGGTGGGTGTGCTCGAGGGGGGTGAGGAGGTCGAGCGTGTGTAGGGGGGTGTCGGGGTGGGTGGTGAAGGTATGCAGGGTGTGTTGCCAGCGGGTGAGCAGGGTGTTGATGGTGGCGGGGTCGTAGACGTCGGTGCGGTATTCGACGGTGCCGGTGAGGGTGGGGGCCCCGTGCTGGTCGACGGTTTCGCTGACAGATAGGACGAGGTCCATGCGGGCGGTGCCGGTCGAGACCGGGTGGGTGGTGATGTCGGCCTCGCCCAGTCGCCGGGTGTCTGAGGTTCCTGGGTGGGTCCAGGGCAGGTTTTGGTAGGCGAGGATGACTTGGATCAGGGGGTGGTGGGTGCGCGAGCGGGTGGGGTGCAGGCGCTCCACTAAGAGTTCGAAGGGGGTGTGTTGGTGTTCGAAGGCTTGCAGGCTGCGGGTGCGGATTTGGGCGAGCAGTTCGGTGGGGGTGTTGTGGTGGTGGAGGGGGGTGCGCAGGATCAGGGTGTTGACGAAGAACCCGATCAGGTCATCGAGGCCGGGGTGGGTGCGTCCGGCGGTGGGGACCCCGATTGCGACATCGTCGGTGCCGGCCAGCGTCGAGAGGACCACGGCTAGGGCGGCGTGGATGACCATGAACGGGGATACCTGCTGGGTGCGGGCCAGGGTGTGGATCTCACGGGTGAGTTCGGCGGGCCAGCCGAAGTCCAGGGTGGCGCCGCGGTAGTCCGCGACGGGCGGGTAGGGGCGGTCGGTGGGCAGTTCCAATCGGTCGGGCAGGCCGGCCAGGGTGTGTTCCCAGTAGGCCAGCTCGGTGGCTAGGCGGCTGTCGGGGTCGGCCGGGTCGCCGAGCAGGTGGTGGTGCCACAGGGTGTAGTCGGCGTATTGCACCGCCAGGGGTGTCCAGGTGGGGGCGGCGCCGGCTAGGCGGGCGGTGTAGGCGAGGTTCAGGTCGCGGGCCAGCGGCCCGAGTGACCAGCCGTCGGCGGCGATGTGGTGGACCAGCAGCACCAGCACGTGCCGGTTGGGGCCGGTGTGCAGCAGGGTGGCGCGGATCGGGATCTCGCAACTGAGGTCGAAGCAGTAGCCCACAGCATCGCCGAGGGCGGCCTCCACCTGTTCGGGCGTGAAACCGCGGGCATCGACGGTGTGCCATGGCACCTTGAGCTCGTCGGGGTCGCAGATGTGTTGGTACCCGATGCCCTCGATCGTGTCGAAGCGGGTGCGCAGGGTTTCGTGGCGGGTGATGACATCCCCGAGGGCAGCCTCTAGGGCGTCAGCGTCGAGGGGCCCGTCGAGCTGCAGGACGGCGGGGATGTTGTAGACCGCCGAGGGGCCCTGCAACTGCTCGAGGAACCACAGCCGGGACTGGGCAAAGGACACCGGGATCCGGTCTGGGCGCTCCTGGGCCACCAATGGCAGGTGGGTGGTGGTCTCGGTGGTCAGGCGTTGGGCCAGCCCGGCCACCGTGGGGGCGTCGAACAGGTCGGCCACCCGCACGTCGGCGTTCAAGGTAGTGGTGGCGGCGGCGATCAGGCGCATCGCCGAGAGGAGTCGCCCCCAGCTCGAAGAACGAATCGGTGGCTCCGACTCGCTCGATCCCGAGGATCTGGGAGAAGATCTCGGCCAGGACTTCTTGGACGGGGCCGCCTGGGGCCACGTAGGTGGCGGTGGTGGGGGTGTAGTCGGGGGCGGGTAGGGCGCGGCGGTCGAGTTTGCCGTTGACCGTCAACGGCAGTTCCTCGAGCACCACGAACGCGGCCGGGATCATGTAGCCGGGCAGCACCTCACCCAGTTGGGTGCGGACCCGGGCCACATCCAGCCCCGCCCCAACGTCTGGGGTGGTGAGGTAGGCCACCAGCCGCGGCTCCCCACCGACATCCCGGCGGGCGATGACCGCCGCCTGCTCGATCCCGTCTAATCCGGTCAGGGCGGCGGCGATCTCCCCGCATTCGATGCGGTAGCCGCGGATTTTGACCTGTTCATCGGCGCGCCCGAGGTACTGCAACTGCCCATCCGGCCCCCAGGACACGAGGTCCCCGGTGCGATACATCCGCGACCCGGGCGGCCCGAACGGGCATGCCACGAACCTTGATGCGCTCAACGCGCCATGGCGCCAGTAGCCTGCCGCGACTCCGCTACCGGCCACATACAACTCCCCCGGCCACCCCCGGCACCACCGGATGCAGCCAGCCATCCAGCACAAACAGGCCCGAACCGGGCACAGGGGCACCGATGGGCACCGTTGCCTCATCGGCTGTCAGGGGTGTACTGGCTGTAGCGAAGATGGTGGTTTCGGTGGGGCCGTAGACAGCGCGCAGTGTGCATCGTGGCGCCCAGCGATGTACTAACTCCAGTGCATAGGCTTCGCCACCGACGACGATGGAGGCGGTGTCTAAGCCTTGGCAGGGGAGTTGGTTTAGGGCTGCTGGTGTTTGGCTGATCATGTTGACCTGCTCCTGGATCAGGAGGTGGTGCAGGTCGGTGGGGGAGTGCACGATGTGGTCGGGGATGACGACGAGGCGGCCCCCACCTAGGAGGGCGCCGAAGATTTCCCAGACCGAGAAGTCGAAGCTGGTGGAGTGGCATTGAGACCAGACTGCGTTGTCACCGAGCCCTAATCGCGGCGGCAAGGTTGTGAGCAGGGTGGTGATGTTGTGGTGGGTGGTGGCGACGCCTTTGGGGGTGCCGGTGGTGCCGGAGGTGTAGATCAGGTACGCCAGGTCGTGGGGGTCGGGGCCGGGTAGCGGGGTCGGAGTGGTGGGCCGGTCGTCGAGGGTCAGGGTGTCGAGGGTGAGGACCGGGACGGTGGTGGTGGGGAGGTGGGTGGTGAGGGTGGTGGTGGTCAGGACGGCCAGCGGGGTGGTGTCGGTGAGCATGAACGCGACCCGCGCGGCGGGGTGCTGCGGGTCGATGGGTAGGTAGGCGGCGCCGGTCTTGAGCACGGCGAGGATCGCGGTGATGGCGTGGGCGCTACGCGGCAGCAGCAGCGCCACGACGGTCCCGGGACAGGCGCCGTGGGTGGTGTGTAGATGGTGGGCGAGTTGGGTGCTGGCGGTATGGAGTTCGCGGTAGGTCCAGGTGCGGTCTTCGAAGGTTAGGGCCGGTGCGTCGGGGTGGGCTGCGACCTGGTCGGCGAAGACCTGCGGGATCGACACCGGCGGTGCCGGTGGTGGGGTGTGCAGGCTGTGGTGGTTGCCCCAGGTGTCCAGGTGGGCGTGTTCGAGGGGGGTGAGCAGATCGAGGTGGTGCAGGGGGCGATTGGGGTGGGTGGTGAACACGGTCAGGGTGTGCTGCCAGCGGCCGAGGAGGTTGTTGATGGTGGCGGGGTCGTAGACGTCGGTGCGGTATTCGACGGTGCCGGTGAGGGTGGGGGCCCCGTGCTGGTCGCGGTGTTCGGTGAGGGAGAGGACGAGGTCCATGCGGGCGGTGCCGGTTGAGACCGGGTGGGTGGTGATGTCGGCGTCGCCCAGCGTCATGGGGGTAGCGCTGCCGGGGTGGGTCCAGGGCAGGTTTTGGTAGGCGAGCATGACTTGGATCAGCGGGTGGTGGGTGCGGGAGCGGGCCGGGTGCAGGCGCTCCACCAGGAGTTCGAAGGGGTGTGTTGGTGTTCGAACGCGTGCAGGCTGGTGTGGCGGATGCGGGCCAGCAGCGCGGTAACAGTGTCGTGGTGGTCGAGGGGGGTGCGCAGGATCAGGGTGTTGACGAAGAACCCGATCAGGTCATCCAACGCGGGGTGGGTGCGTCCGGCGGTGGGGACTCCGATCGCGACGTCGCCGGTGCCGGCCAGCGCGGAGAGGACCACGGCCAGGGCGGCGTGGATGACCATGAACGGGGAGACCTGCTGGGTGCGGGCCAGGGTGTGGATCTCACGGGTGAGTTCGGCGGGCCAGCCGAAGTCCAGGGTGGCGCCGCGGTAGTCCGCGACGGCCGGGTAGGGGCGGTCGGTGGGCAGTTCTAGCCGGTCGGGCAGGCCGGCCAGGGTGTGTTCCCAGTAGGCCAGCTCGGTGGCTAGGCGGCTGTCGGGGTCGGCCGGGTCGCCCAGCACCTGGTGGTGCCACAGGGTGTAGTCGGCGTATTGCACCGCCAGGGGTGTCCAGGTGGGGGCGGCTCCGGTCAGGCGTGCGGTGTAGGCGGTCTGCAGATCCCGGGCTAGGGGCCCGAGTGACCAGCCGTCGGCGGCGATGTGGTGGACCAGCAGCACCAGCACGTGCCGGTTGGGGCCGGTGTGCAGCAGGGTGGCGCGGATCGGGATCTCGCAACTGAGGTCAAAGCAGAAGCCCACAGCATCGCCGACGGCGGCCTCCACCTGTTCGGGCGTGAAACCGCAGGCATCAATGAGCTGCCACGGCACCTCAAGCTCGTCGGGGTGCCAGATGTGTTGGTACCCGATGCCGTCGATCGTGTCGAAGCGGGTGCGCAGGGTTTCGTGACGGGTGATGACATCGCCGAGGGCAGCCTTCAGGGCGTCAGCATCGAGGGGGCCGTGGAGGTGCAGGACGGCGGGGATGTTGTAGACCGCCGAGGGGCCCTGCAACTGCTCGAGGAACCACAGCCGGGACTGGGCAAAGGACACCGGAATCCGGTTCGGGCGCTTCCAGGGCACGAGCGGCAAGTGGGTGGTGGTGTGGGGGGTCAGGCGTTGGGCCAGCCCGGCCACGGTGGGGGCTTCGAACAGGTCGGCGACACGGAGGTCGGTGTGCAGGGTGGTGGTGGCGGCGGCGATCAGGCGCATCGCTGAGAGGGAGTCGCCGCCCAGTTCGAAGAACGAATCGGTAGCTCCGACCCGCTCGATCCCGAGGATCTGGGAGAAGATCTCGGCCAGGACTTCTTGGACGGGGCCGGCTGGGGCTACGTAGGTCTGCGTGGTGGGGGTGTAGTCGGGGGCGGGTAGGGCGCGGCGGTCCAGTTTCCCGTTGACGGTCAACGGCAAAGCGTCCAGCGTCACGAACGCGGCCGGGATCATGTAGCCGGGCAGCACCTCGCTCAGTTGGGTGCGGAGCCGGGAGGTGTCGATGCCCGCCCCGCCGGTGGTGGTGGTGAGGTAGGCGACCAGCCGCGGCTCGCCCGCGCCGTCGTGGCGGGCGATGACCGCGGCCTGCTCGATTCCCTCTAATCCGGTGAGGGCGGCGGCGATCTCCCCGCATTCGATGCGGTACCCACGGATTTTGACCTGCTCATCCGCGCGGCCCAGGTACTGCAGTTGCCCGTCGGGACCCCACGACACGAGGTCCCCGGTGCGATACATCCGCGACCCCGCCGGCCCGAACGGACACGCCACAAACCGCGACGCCGAGAGCGCGCCGCGGCGCCAGTAGCCGACCCCGACCCCGGTGCCGGCGACATATAGCTCACCCACCGCGCCTGGGACCACGGGGCGTAGCCAGCCGTCCAGGACGAACAGGGCGGCGTCGGGGACGGGGGCGCCGATCGGCACCACGGATGTGTCGGGTGTTAGGGGGGTGCTGAGGGTGGCGTAGATGGTGGCTTCGGTGGGGCCGTAGGCGTTGCGCATGACCCGCCCTGGGGCCCATTGCGCGGCCAGGTCGGGGGGGCAGGCTTCACCGGCGACGATGACGGTGGCGGCGGCCACGGTGGAGGGTGACAGCATCGCTAGCGCTGAGGGGTTTGGTTGAGGATGCTGACCTGTTCCTTGGTCAGGAGTTGGTGCAGGTCGGTGGGGGAGTGCACGAGGTTGTCGGGGACCACCACCAGCCGGCCCCCGTCCAGCAGCGCGCCGAAGATTTCCCAGACCGAGACGTCGAAGGCGTAGGAGTGCCATTGCGACCACACTCCGTGCTCGGGCAGGCGGGGGTGTGCAGCGTCCAGGAGGGAGGTGAGGTTGTGGTGGGTGATGGCCATGCCTTTGGGGGTGCCGGTGGTGCCGGAGGTGTAGATCAGATACGCCAGGTCATCCGGTCCGGGGCCGGGTAGCGGGGTCGGAGTGGTGGGCCGGTCGTCGAGGGTCAGGGTGTCGAGGGTGAGGACCGGGACCGTGGTGGTGGGGAGGTGGGTGGTGAGGGTGGTGGTGGTCAGGACGGCGGCCGGGGTGGTGTCGGTGAGCATGAACGCGACCCGCGCGGTTGGGTGCTGCGGGTCGATGGGGAGGTAGGCGGCGCCGGTCTTGAGCACGGCGAGGATGGCCGTGATGGCGTGGGCGCTACGCGGCAGCAGCAGCGCCACGACGGTCCCTGGGCGGGCGCCGTAGCTGGTGTGCAGGTGGTGGGCGAGTTGGGTGCTGGCGGTATGGAGTTCGCGGTAGGTCCAGGTGCGGTCTTCGAAGGTTAGAGCTGGTGCGTGGGGGTGGGCGGCGACGCGTGCGGCGAAGACTTGGGGGATCGACACCGGGGGTGCCGGTGGTGGGGTGTGCAGGGTCCGGTGGTTGCCCCAGCTGTGCAGGTGGGTGTGCTCAACCGGGGTGAGCAGGTCGAGCTGGTGCAGGGGAATGTCGGGGGCGGTGGTGAACGCCTGCAGGGTGTGGCGCCAGCGGCCGAGGAGGTTGTTGATGGTGGCGGGGTCGTAGACGTCGGTGCGGTACTCGACAGTCCCGGTGAGGGTGAGGGCCCCGTGTGCGTCGACGTTCTCGGTGAGGGAGACGACGAGGTCCATGCGGGCGGTGCCGGTCGAGACCGGGTGGACGGTGATGTCGGCCTCGCCCAGCCGCAGGGTGTGAGTGGTTTCTGGGTGGGTCCAGGGCAGGTTTTGGTAGGCGAGCATGACTTGGATCAGCGGGTGGTGGGTCCGGGAGCGGGCCGGGTGCAGGCGCTCCACCAGGAGTTCGAAGGGGGTGTGTTGGTGTTCGAACGCGTGCAGGCTGGTGTGGCGGATGCGGGCCAGCAGCGCGGTAACAGTGTCGTGGTGGTCGAGGGGGGTGCGCAGGATC
It contains:
- a CDS encoding condensation domain-containing protein — its product is MRLIAAATTTLNADVRVADLFDAPTVAGLAQRLTTETTTHLPLVAQERPDRIPVSFAQSRLWFLEQLQGPSAVYNIPAVLQLDGPLDADALEAALGDVITRHETLRTRFDTIEGIGYQHICDPDELKVPWHTVDARGFTPEQVEAALGDAVGYCFDLSCEIPIRATLLHTGPNRHVLVLLVHHIAADGWSLGPLARDLNLAYTARLAGAAPTWTPLAVQYADYTLWHHHLLGDPADPDSRLATELAYWEHTLAGLPDRLELPTDRPYPPVADYRGATLDFGWPAELTREIHTLARTQQVSPFMVIHAALAVVLSTLAGTDDVAIGVPTAGRTHPGLDDLIGFFVNTLILRTPLHHHNTPTELLAQIRTRSLQAFEHQHTPFELLVERLHPTRSRTHHPLIQVILAYQNLPWTHPGTSDTRRLGEADITTHPVSTGTARMDLVLSVSETVDQHGAPTLTGTVEYRTDVYDPATINTLLTRWQHTLHTFTTHPDTPLHTLDLLTPLEHTHLHTWGNHRTLHTPPPAPPVSIPQVFAARVAAHPTHQP
- a CDS encoding AMP-binding protein, whose amino-acid sequence is MFTTHPNRPLHHLDLLTPLEHAHLDTWGNHHSLHTPPPAPPVSIPQVFADQVAAHPDAPALTFEDRTWTYRELHTASTQLAHHLHTTHGACPGTVVALLLPRSAHAITAILAVLKTGAAYLPIDPQHPAARVAFMLTDTTPLAVLTTTTLTTHLPTTTVPVLTLDTLTLDDRPTTPTPLPGPDPHDLAYLIYTSGTTGTPKGVATTHHNITTLLTTLPPRLGLGDNAVWSQCHSTSFDFSVWEIFGALLGGGRLVVIPDHIVHSPTDLHHLLIQEQVNMISQTPAALNQLPCQGLDTASIVVGGEAYALELVHRWAPRCTLRAVYGPTETTIFATASTPLTADEATVPIGAPVPGSGLFVLDGWLHPVVPGVAGGVVCGR
- a CDS encoding condensation domain-containing protein, with protein sequence MRDPDPRHPAAHRPQPARAGAAGPPHRRRRLVDGPLARDLQTAYTARLTGAAPTWAPLPVQYADYTLWHHQVLGDPADPDSRLATELAYWEHTLAGLPDRLELPTDRPYPAVADYRGATLDFGWPAELTREIHALARTHQVSPFMVLHAALAVVLSALAGTDDVAIGVPTAGRTHPALDDLIGFFVNTLILRTPLDHHDTVTALLARIRHTSLHAFEHQHTPFELLVERLHPARSRTHHPLIQVMLAYQNLPWTHPETTHTLRLGEADITVHPVSTGTARMDLVVSLTENVDAHGALTLTGTVEYRTDVYDPATINNLLGRWRHTLQAFTTAPDIPLHQLDLLTPVEHTHLHSWGNHRTLHTPPPAPPVSIPQVFAARVAAHPHAPALTFEDRTWTYRELHTASTQLAHHLHTSYGARPGTVVALLLPRSAHAITAILAVLKTGAAYLPIDPQHPTARVAFMLTDTTPAAVLTTTTLTTHLPTTTVPVLTLDTLTLDDRPTTPTPLPGPGPDDLAYLIYTSGTTGTPKGMAITHHNLTSLLDAAHPRLPEHGVWSQWHSYAFDVSVWEIFGALLDGGRLVVVPDNLVHSPTDLHQLLTKEQVSILNQTPQR